In one bacterium genomic region, the following are encoded:
- a CDS encoding glycosyltransferase family 4 protein, whose product MRVLAVVPGSAEGKIMIFAKRQVAALKGRKHDVAEFYVADRVSPLAVLGEYRRLRQKIEEFKPEIVHAHYGTVTALLVVVASGRVPSVVTFRGSDLNPSEAVSRFRSIVGRFISQVSALFATRVVCVSANLAASLWVRSHKVAVIPSGVDLKAFRPMDYQESRLRLGFAPATPLLVFNCGGDPWVKNLALAEKVFAEVRKKMGNVEFEIMRSNWRPEDVPSLFSAADCLLVVSRYEGSPNVVKEAMACNLPIVSVDVGDVRQRLERVENCFVVDAAPEVLADQVVQVLAKRDRSNGRIHCQEFSQTEVLDRLERVYVDSIES is encoded by the coding sequence ATGCGGGTGCTTGCGGTTGTCCCGGGAAGTGCCGAGGGCAAGATTATGATTTTTGCCAAGCGCCAAGTTGCCGCGTTGAAGGGCAGAAAACATGATGTGGCCGAATTCTATGTGGCTGATCGTGTTTCTCCTCTTGCGGTCCTAGGGGAGTATAGGCGGCTGCGTCAAAAAATTGAAGAGTTCAAGCCTGAAATCGTTCACGCGCACTACGGAACCGTAACAGCGTTGTTGGTTGTTGTAGCATCCGGTCGAGTACCTTCGGTGGTTACGTTTAGGGGGAGCGATCTGAACCCCTCAGAGGCAGTCTCGAGATTTCGAAGCATCGTAGGACGGTTCATCAGTCAAGTTTCGGCGCTTTTTGCGACGAGGGTTGTTTGCGTGAGCGCAAATCTGGCCGCATCTCTGTGGGTGAGATCGCATAAAGTAGCGGTTATACCCTCTGGCGTCGACCTCAAAGCGTTTCGACCAATGGACTATCAGGAGTCGAGATTGAGGTTGGGGTTCGCGCCTGCGACTCCTCTGCTTGTGTTTAATTGTGGCGGAGATCCATGGGTAAAGAACTTAGCGCTCGCCGAGAAAGTATTCGCCGAGGTCCGAAAGAAGATGGGAAACGTAGAATTCGAGATAATGCGTAGCAATTGGAGACCCGAGGACGTACCATCGCTGTTTAGTGCGGCAGATTGCCTGCTCGTGGTTAGCCGATATGAAGGCTCGCCCAACGTCGTAAAGGAGGCGATGGCATGTAATCTGCCAATAGTTAGTGTGGATGTGGGAGATGTTCGCCAGCGGCTAGAGCGAGTTGAGAACTGCTTCGTTGTTGATGCGGCTCCTGAAGTTTTGGCTGATCAAGTAGTCCAGGTATTGGCCAAGCGGGATAGATCGAACGGGAGGATCCACTGTCAAGAGTTCTCACAAACGGAAGTCTTGGATAGATTGGAACGTGTCTACGTTGATTCAATCGAAAGTTGA